One Nomascus leucogenys isolate Asia chromosome 22a, Asia_NLE_v1, whole genome shotgun sequence DNA segment encodes these proteins:
- the INF2 gene encoding inverted formin-2 isoform X2, translating into MSVKEGAQRKWAALKEKLGPQDSDPTEANLESADPELCIRLLQMPSVVNYSGLRKRLEGSDGGWMVQFLEQSGLDLLLEALARLSGRGVARISDALLQLTCVSCVRAVMNSRQGIEYILSNQGYVRQLSQALDTSNVMVKKQVFELLAALCIYSPEGHALTLDALDHYKTVCSQQYRFSIVMNELSGSDNVPYVVTLLSVINAVILGPEDLRARTQLRNEFIGLQLLDVLARLRDLEDADLLIQLEAFEEAKAEDEEELLRVSGGVDMSSHQEVFASLFHKVSCSPVSAQLLSVLQGLLHLEPTLRSSQLLWEALESLVNRAVLLASDAQECTLEEVVERLLSVKGRPRPSPLVKAHKSVQANLDQSQRGSSLQNTTTPKPSVKGQQPAAAAACEPVDHAQSESILKVSQPRATEQQESIPLPPPPPPPPLLPVSSAEPPPPPPPPPLPSVGAKALPIAPPPPPMPGLGAMAPPAPPLPPPLPGSCEFLPPPPPPLPGMRCPPPPPPLLPGMGWGPPPPPPPLLPCTCSPPVAGAMEEVIVAQVDHSLGSAWVPSHRRVNPPTLRMKKLNWQKLPSNVAREHNSMWASLSSPDAEAVEPDFSSIERLFSFPAAKPKEPTTAATRARKEPKEITFLDAKKSLNLNIFLKQFKCSNEEVAAMIRAGDTTKFDVEVLKQLLKLLPEKHEIENLRAFTEERAKLASADHFYLLLLAIPCYQLRIECMLLCEGAAAVLDMVRPKAQLVLAACESLLTSRQLPIFCQLILRIGNFLNYGSHTGDADGFKISTLLKLTETKSQQNRVTLLHHVLEEAEKSHPDLLQLPRDLEQPSQAAGINLEIIRSETSSNLKKLLETERKVSASVAEVQEQYTERLQASISAFRALDELFEAIEQKQRELADYLCEDAQQLSLEDTFSTMKAFRDLFLRALKENKERKEQTAKAERRKQQLAEEEARRPRGEDGKPVRKGPGKQEEVCVIDALLADIRKGFQLRKTARGRGDTEGGSKAASMDPPRATEPVATSNPAGDPVGSTRSPASEPGLDATTASESRGWDLVDAVTPDPQPTLEQSEEGGPRPLERRSSWYVDASDVLTTEDPQCPQPLEGAWPVTLGDAQDLKPLKFSSNQPPAAGSSRQDAKDRTSLLGVLQAEADSTSEGLEDAVHSRGARPPAAGPGGDEDEDEEDTAPESALDTSLDKSFSEDAVTDSSGSGTLPRARGRASKGTGKRRKKRPSRSQEGLRPRPKAK; encoded by the exons ATGTCGGTGAAGGAGGGCGCACAGCGCAAGTGGGCAGCGCTGAAGGAGAAGCTGGGGCCGCAGGATTCGGACCCCACGGAGGCCAACCTGGAGAGCGCGGACCCTGAGCTGTGCATCCGGCTGCTCCAGATGCCCTCTGTGGTCAACTACTCCGGCCTGCGCAAGCGCCTGGAGGGCAGCGACGGCGGCTGGATGGTGCAGTTCCTGGAGCAGAGCGGCCTGGACCTGCTGCTCGAGGCGCTGGCGCGGCTGTCGGGCCGCGGCGTCGCACGCATCTCGGACGCCCTGCTGCAGCTCACCTGCGTCAGCTGCGTGCGCGCCGTCATGAACTCGCGGCAGGGCATCGAGTACATCCTCAGCAACCAGGGCTACGTGCGCCAGCTCTCCCAGG CCCTGGACACATCCAACGTGATGGTGAAGAAGCAAGTGTTTGAGCTACTGGCCGCCCTGTGCATCTACTCTCCCGAGGGCCACGCACTGACCCTGGACGCCCTGGACCACTACAAG ACGGTGTGCAGCCAGCAGTACCGCTTCAGCATTGTCATGAACGAGCTCTCCGGCAGTGACAACGTGCCCTACGTGGTCACCCTGCTCAGCGTGATCAACGCCGTCATCCTGGGCCCCGAGGACCTGCGCGCGCGCACCCAGCTGCGGAACGAGTTTATCG GGCTGCAGCTGCTGGATGTCCTGGCTCGCCTGCG AGACCTGGAGGACGCCGACCTGCTGATCCAGCTGGAGGCCTTCGAGGAGGCTAAGGCCGAGGACGAGGAGGAGCTGCTGCGAGTCTCTGGCGGGGTCGACATGAGCAGCCACCAGGAGGTCTTTGCCTCCCTGTTCCACAAG GTGAGCTGCTCCCCGGTGTCTGCCCAGCTCCTGTCGGTGCTGCAGGGCCTCCTGCACCTGGAGCCCACCCTCCGCTCCAGCCAGCTGCTCTGGGAGGCCCTGGAGAGCCTCGTGAACCGGGCCGTGCTCCTGGCCAGCGATG CCCAGGAGTGCACCCTGGAGGAAGTGGTTGAGCGACTCCTGTCTGTCAAGGGGCGACCCAGACCAAGCCCCCTGGTCAAGGCCCATAAAAGCGTCCAGGCCAACCTAGACCAGAGCCAGAGGGGCAGCTCCCTGCAAAACACTACAACCCCCAAGCCCAGTGTGAAGGGCCAGCagccagcagcagctgctgcctgCGAGCCTGTGGACCACGCCCAGAGTGAGAGCATCCTGAAAGTTTCGCAGCCCAGAGCCACGGAGCAGCAGGAGTCCATCccgctcccacccccacccccacccccacccctgctccctgTTTCCAGTGCCgagccccctccccctcccccaccaccccccctGCCCAGTGTGGGGGCTAAGGCCCTCCCAatagcacccccacccccacccatgcCAGGTCTGGGGGCCATGGCCCCCCCAGCACCTCCTCTACCACCACCCCTGCCAGGCTCCTGTGAGTTcctgcccccaccacctccaccactcccAGGCATGAGatgcccgcccccacccccacccctgctgcctGGTATGGGCTGGggccctcctccacccccacctccactacTGCCCTGCACCTGCAGCCCCCCCGTGGCGGGAGCCATGGAGGAGGTCATCGTGGCCCAGGTGGACCACAGCTTGGGCTCAGCATGGGTCCCCAGCCATCGGCGGGTGAACCCACCCACACTGCGCATGAAGAAGCTGAACTGGCAGAAGTTGCCATCCAACGTGGCACGTG AGCACAACTCTATGTGGGCGTCCCTGAGCAGCCCCGACGCCGAGGCTGTGGAGCCCGACTTCTCCAGCATCGAGCGGCTATTCTCCTTCCCTGCAGCCAAGCCCAAGGAGCCCACCACAGCGGCCACCCGGGCCAGGAAGGAGCCCAAGGAG ATCACTTTCCTTGATGCCAAGAAGAGCCTGAACCTCAACATCTTCCTGAAGCAATTTAAGTG CTCCAACGAGGAGGTCGCTGCCATGATCCGGGCCGGGGATACCACCAAGTTTGATGTGGAGGTTCTCAAACAACTCCTTAAGCTCCTTCCCGAGAAGCACGAG ATTGAAAACCTGCGGGCATTCACAGAGGAGCGAGCCAAGCTGGCCAGCGCCGACCATTTCTACCTCCTCCTGCTGGCCATTCCCTG CTACCAGCTGCGAATCGAGTGCATGCTGCTGTGTGAGGGCGCGGCCGCCGTGCTGGACATGGTGCGGCCCAAGGCCCAGCTGGTGCTGGCTGCCTGCGAAA GCCTCCTCACCAGCCGCCAGCTGCCCATCTTCTGCCAGCTGATCCTGAGAATTGGGAACTTCCTCAACTAC ggcaGCCACACTGGTGACGCTGACGGCTTCAAGATCAGTACATTGCTGAAGCTCACGGAGACCAAGTCCCAGCAGAACCGCGTGACGCTGCTGCACCATGTGCTGGAG GAAGCGGAAAAGAGCCACCCCGACCTCCTGCAGCTGCCCCGGGACCTGGAGCAGCCCTCGCAAGCGGCAGG GATCAACCTGGAGATCATCCGCTCAGAGACCAGCTCCAACCTGAAGAAGCTTCTGGAGACCGAGCGGAAAGTGTCCGCCTCTGTGGCCGAGGTCCAGGAGCAGTACACTGAGCGCCTCCAG GCCAGCATCTCGGCCTTCCGGGCACTGGACGAGCTGTTCGAGGCCATTGAGCAGAAGCAGCGGGAGCTGGCCGACTACCTGTGTGAGGACGCCCAGCAGCTGTCCCTGGAGGACACGTTCAGCACCATGAAGGCTTTCCGGGATCTCTTCCTCCGCGCCCTGAAG GAGAACAAGGAGCGGAAGGAGCAGACGGCGAAGGCGGAGAGGAGGAAGCAGCAGCTGGCAGAGGAGGAGGCGCGGCGGCCTCGGGGAGAGGACGGGAAGCCTG TCAGGAAGGGGCCCGGGAAGCAGGAGGAGGTGTGTGTCATCGATGCTCTGCTGGCCGACATCAGGAAGGGCTTCCAGCTGCGGAAGACGGCCCGGGGCCGCGGGGACACTGAAGGAGGCAGCAAGGCAGCCTCCATGGATCCCCCAAGAGCCACAGAGCCTG TGGCCACCAGTAACCCTGCAGGAGACCCTGTGGGCAGCACACGCTCTCCCGCCTCTGAGCCCGGCCTTGATGCTACAACGGCCAGCGAGTCCCGGGGCTGGGACCTTGTAGACGCCGTGACCCCCGACCCTCAGCCCACCCTGGAGCAGTCGGAGGAGGGTGGTCCCCGGCCCCTGGAGAGGCGTTCTTCCTGGTATGTGGATGCCAGCGATGTCCTAACCACTGAGGATCCCCAGTGCCCCCAGCCCTTGGAGGGGGCCTGGCCGGTGACTCTGGGAGATGCTCAGGACCTGAAGCCCCTCAAGTTCTCCAGCAACCAGCCCCCTGCAGCTGGAAGTTCAAGGCAAGATGCCAAGGATCGCACGTCCTTGCTGGGCGTCCTCCAGGCCGAGGCCGACAGCACGAGCGAGGGGCTGGAGGACGCCGTCCACAGCCGTGGTGCCAGACCCCCTGCAGCAGGCCCAGGTGGGGATGAGGACGAGGATGAGGAGGACACGGCCCCAGAGTCCGCACTGGACACATCCCTGGACAAGTCCTTCTCCGAGGATGCAGTGACCGACTCCTCGGGGTCGGGCACACTCCCCAGGGCCCGGGGCCGGGCCTCAAAGGGGACCGGCAAGCGAAGGAAGAAGCGTCCCTCCAGGAGCCAGGAAG GCCTCAGGCCCAGGCCCAAGGCCAAGTGA
- the INF2 gene encoding inverted formin-2 isoform X1, translating to MSVKEGAQRKWAALKEKLGPQDSDPTEANLESADPELCIRLLQMPSVVNYSGLRKRLEGSDGGWMVQFLEQSGLDLLLEALARLSGRGVARISDALLQLTCVSCVRAVMNSRQGIEYILSNQGYVRQLSQALDTSNVMVKKQVFELLAALCIYSPEGHALTLDALDHYKTVCSQQYRFSIVMNELSGSDNVPYVVTLLSVINAVILGPEDLRARTQLRNEFIGLQLLDVLARLRDLEDADLLIQLEAFEEAKAEDEEELLRVSGGVDMSSHQEVFASLFHKVSCSPVSAQLLSVLQGLLHLEPTLRSSQLLWEALESLVNRAVLLASDAQECTLEEVVERLLSVKGRPRPSPLVKAHKSVQANLDQSQRGSSLQNTTTPKPSVKGQQPAAAAACEPVDHAQSESILKVSQPRATEQQESIPLPPPPPPPPLLPVSSAEPPPPPPPPPLPSVGAKALPIAPPPPPMPGLGAMAPPAPPLPPPLPGSCEFLPPPPPPLPGMRCPPPPPPLLPGMGWGPPPPPPPLLPCTCSPPVAGAMEEVIVAQVDHSLGSAWVPSHRRVNPPTLRMKKLNWQKLPSNVAREHNSMWASLSSPDAEAVEPDFSSIERLFSFPAAKPKEPTTAATRARKEPKEITFLDAKKSLNLNIFLKQFKCSNEEVAAMIRAGDTTKFDVEVLKQLLKLLPEKHEIENLRAFTEERAKLASADHFYLLLLAIPCYQLRIECMLLCEGAAAVLDMVRPKAQLVLAACESLLTSRQLPIFCQLILRIGNFLNYGSHTGDADGFKISTLLKLTETKSQQNRVTLLHHVLEEAEKSHPDLLQLPRDLEQPSQAAGINLEIIRSETSSNLKKLLETERKVSASVAEVQEQYTERLQASISAFRALDELFEAIEQKQRELADYLCEDAQQLSLEDTFSTMKAFRDLFLRALKENKERKEQTAKAERRKQQLAEEEARRPRGEDGKPVRKGPGKQEEVCVIDALLADIRKGFQLRKTARGRGDTEGGSKAASMDPPRATEPVATSNPAGDPVGSTRSPASEPGLDATTASESRGWDLVDAVTPDPQPTLEQSEEGGPRPLERRSSWYVDASDVLTTEDPQCPQPLEGAWPVTLGDAQDLKPLKFSSNQPPAAGSSRQDAKDRTSLLGVLQAEADSTSEGLEDAVHSRGARPPAAGPGGDEDEDEEDTAPESALDTSLDKSFSEDAVTDSSGSGTLPRARGRASKGTGKRRKKRPSRSQEEVPPDSDDNKTKKLCVIQ from the exons ATGTCGGTGAAGGAGGGCGCACAGCGCAAGTGGGCAGCGCTGAAGGAGAAGCTGGGGCCGCAGGATTCGGACCCCACGGAGGCCAACCTGGAGAGCGCGGACCCTGAGCTGTGCATCCGGCTGCTCCAGATGCCCTCTGTGGTCAACTACTCCGGCCTGCGCAAGCGCCTGGAGGGCAGCGACGGCGGCTGGATGGTGCAGTTCCTGGAGCAGAGCGGCCTGGACCTGCTGCTCGAGGCGCTGGCGCGGCTGTCGGGCCGCGGCGTCGCACGCATCTCGGACGCCCTGCTGCAGCTCACCTGCGTCAGCTGCGTGCGCGCCGTCATGAACTCGCGGCAGGGCATCGAGTACATCCTCAGCAACCAGGGCTACGTGCGCCAGCTCTCCCAGG CCCTGGACACATCCAACGTGATGGTGAAGAAGCAAGTGTTTGAGCTACTGGCCGCCCTGTGCATCTACTCTCCCGAGGGCCACGCACTGACCCTGGACGCCCTGGACCACTACAAG ACGGTGTGCAGCCAGCAGTACCGCTTCAGCATTGTCATGAACGAGCTCTCCGGCAGTGACAACGTGCCCTACGTGGTCACCCTGCTCAGCGTGATCAACGCCGTCATCCTGGGCCCCGAGGACCTGCGCGCGCGCACCCAGCTGCGGAACGAGTTTATCG GGCTGCAGCTGCTGGATGTCCTGGCTCGCCTGCG AGACCTGGAGGACGCCGACCTGCTGATCCAGCTGGAGGCCTTCGAGGAGGCTAAGGCCGAGGACGAGGAGGAGCTGCTGCGAGTCTCTGGCGGGGTCGACATGAGCAGCCACCAGGAGGTCTTTGCCTCCCTGTTCCACAAG GTGAGCTGCTCCCCGGTGTCTGCCCAGCTCCTGTCGGTGCTGCAGGGCCTCCTGCACCTGGAGCCCACCCTCCGCTCCAGCCAGCTGCTCTGGGAGGCCCTGGAGAGCCTCGTGAACCGGGCCGTGCTCCTGGCCAGCGATG CCCAGGAGTGCACCCTGGAGGAAGTGGTTGAGCGACTCCTGTCTGTCAAGGGGCGACCCAGACCAAGCCCCCTGGTCAAGGCCCATAAAAGCGTCCAGGCCAACCTAGACCAGAGCCAGAGGGGCAGCTCCCTGCAAAACACTACAACCCCCAAGCCCAGTGTGAAGGGCCAGCagccagcagcagctgctgcctgCGAGCCTGTGGACCACGCCCAGAGTGAGAGCATCCTGAAAGTTTCGCAGCCCAGAGCCACGGAGCAGCAGGAGTCCATCccgctcccacccccacccccacccccacccctgctccctgTTTCCAGTGCCgagccccctccccctcccccaccaccccccctGCCCAGTGTGGGGGCTAAGGCCCTCCCAatagcacccccacccccacccatgcCAGGTCTGGGGGCCATGGCCCCCCCAGCACCTCCTCTACCACCACCCCTGCCAGGCTCCTGTGAGTTcctgcccccaccacctccaccactcccAGGCATGAGatgcccgcccccacccccacccctgctgcctGGTATGGGCTGGggccctcctccacccccacctccactacTGCCCTGCACCTGCAGCCCCCCCGTGGCGGGAGCCATGGAGGAGGTCATCGTGGCCCAGGTGGACCACAGCTTGGGCTCAGCATGGGTCCCCAGCCATCGGCGGGTGAACCCACCCACACTGCGCATGAAGAAGCTGAACTGGCAGAAGTTGCCATCCAACGTGGCACGTG AGCACAACTCTATGTGGGCGTCCCTGAGCAGCCCCGACGCCGAGGCTGTGGAGCCCGACTTCTCCAGCATCGAGCGGCTATTCTCCTTCCCTGCAGCCAAGCCCAAGGAGCCCACCACAGCGGCCACCCGGGCCAGGAAGGAGCCCAAGGAG ATCACTTTCCTTGATGCCAAGAAGAGCCTGAACCTCAACATCTTCCTGAAGCAATTTAAGTG CTCCAACGAGGAGGTCGCTGCCATGATCCGGGCCGGGGATACCACCAAGTTTGATGTGGAGGTTCTCAAACAACTCCTTAAGCTCCTTCCCGAGAAGCACGAG ATTGAAAACCTGCGGGCATTCACAGAGGAGCGAGCCAAGCTGGCCAGCGCCGACCATTTCTACCTCCTCCTGCTGGCCATTCCCTG CTACCAGCTGCGAATCGAGTGCATGCTGCTGTGTGAGGGCGCGGCCGCCGTGCTGGACATGGTGCGGCCCAAGGCCCAGCTGGTGCTGGCTGCCTGCGAAA GCCTCCTCACCAGCCGCCAGCTGCCCATCTTCTGCCAGCTGATCCTGAGAATTGGGAACTTCCTCAACTAC ggcaGCCACACTGGTGACGCTGACGGCTTCAAGATCAGTACATTGCTGAAGCTCACGGAGACCAAGTCCCAGCAGAACCGCGTGACGCTGCTGCACCATGTGCTGGAG GAAGCGGAAAAGAGCCACCCCGACCTCCTGCAGCTGCCCCGGGACCTGGAGCAGCCCTCGCAAGCGGCAGG GATCAACCTGGAGATCATCCGCTCAGAGACCAGCTCCAACCTGAAGAAGCTTCTGGAGACCGAGCGGAAAGTGTCCGCCTCTGTGGCCGAGGTCCAGGAGCAGTACACTGAGCGCCTCCAG GCCAGCATCTCGGCCTTCCGGGCACTGGACGAGCTGTTCGAGGCCATTGAGCAGAAGCAGCGGGAGCTGGCCGACTACCTGTGTGAGGACGCCCAGCAGCTGTCCCTGGAGGACACGTTCAGCACCATGAAGGCTTTCCGGGATCTCTTCCTCCGCGCCCTGAAG GAGAACAAGGAGCGGAAGGAGCAGACGGCGAAGGCGGAGAGGAGGAAGCAGCAGCTGGCAGAGGAGGAGGCGCGGCGGCCTCGGGGAGAGGACGGGAAGCCTG TCAGGAAGGGGCCCGGGAAGCAGGAGGAGGTGTGTGTCATCGATGCTCTGCTGGCCGACATCAGGAAGGGCTTCCAGCTGCGGAAGACGGCCCGGGGCCGCGGGGACACTGAAGGAGGCAGCAAGGCAGCCTCCATGGATCCCCCAAGAGCCACAGAGCCTG TGGCCACCAGTAACCCTGCAGGAGACCCTGTGGGCAGCACACGCTCTCCCGCCTCTGAGCCCGGCCTTGATGCTACAACGGCCAGCGAGTCCCGGGGCTGGGACCTTGTAGACGCCGTGACCCCCGACCCTCAGCCCACCCTGGAGCAGTCGGAGGAGGGTGGTCCCCGGCCCCTGGAGAGGCGTTCTTCCTGGTATGTGGATGCCAGCGATGTCCTAACCACTGAGGATCCCCAGTGCCCCCAGCCCTTGGAGGGGGCCTGGCCGGTGACTCTGGGAGATGCTCAGGACCTGAAGCCCCTCAAGTTCTCCAGCAACCAGCCCCCTGCAGCTGGAAGTTCAAGGCAAGATGCCAAGGATCGCACGTCCTTGCTGGGCGTCCTCCAGGCCGAGGCCGACAGCACGAGCGAGGGGCTGGAGGACGCCGTCCACAGCCGTGGTGCCAGACCCCCTGCAGCAGGCCCAGGTGGGGATGAGGACGAGGATGAGGAGGACACGGCCCCAGAGTCCGCACTGGACACATCCCTGGACAAGTCCTTCTCCGAGGATGCAGTGACCGACTCCTCGGGGTCGGGCACACTCCCCAGGGCCCGGGGCCGGGCCTCAAAGGGGACCGGCAAGCGAAGGAAGAAGCGTCCCTCCAGGAGCCAGGAAG AGGTTCCCCCTGATTCTGAtgataataaaacaaagaaattgtGTGTGATCCAGTAA